The following proteins are encoded in a genomic region of Pseudodesulfovibrio mercurii:
- a CDS encoding FeoA family protein, translated as MAQDMCLRKARVNQKLKIRTVTAEGELGRRIRDLGLIPGTEVTVIGKAPLRDPVALRLRDFTLTLRNSEADHITVTPLED; from the coding sequence ATGGCGCAAGACATGTGTTTACGCAAAGCCAGGGTCAATCAGAAACTCAAGATCCGCACGGTGACCGCTGAGGGCGAACTCGGCCGCCGCATCCGTGACCTGGGGCTCATCCCAGGCACCGAGGTCACGGTCATCGGCAAGGCTCCCCTGCGCGACCCCGTGGCCCTCCGGCTGCGCGACTTCACCCTGACCCTCCGCAACAGCGAGGCCGACCACATCACCGTCACCCCCCTGGAGGACTAG
- a CDS encoding FeoB-associated Cys-rich membrane protein: protein MLDTIIVGAIVAVAAFFVGRRLLRSFSAKHPSCGCSGCGQSGSCSGMKDGPDRRDCCGPR from the coding sequence ATGCTCGACACCATCATCGTCGGGGCCATCGTTGCCGTAGCGGCCTTTTTCGTGGGCCGCAGGCTCCTGCGCTCCTTCTCGGCAAAGCACCCTTCCTGCGGCTGTAGCGGCTGCGGGCAGTCCGGTTCATGCTCCGGCATGAAGGACGGCCCGGACAGGCGCGATTGTTGCGGCCCCAGGTAA
- the neuC gene encoding UDP-N-acetylglucosamine 2-epimerase, translating to MKICVFTGTRAEYGLLTPLLKRIQDDPDTELRLLVSGSHLSERHGHTVDAIRADGFPIGAEVPLPLKDDSRLGVALAMGEAVSGCARALDAIAPDLLVLLGDRWECLACAEAAALLRIPVAHIHGGETTEGAVDEQFRHAVTKLSRLHFTACEAYRRRVIQLGESPSTVFDVGALGVENVRTVPLMDRQALEADLGFAFGERFLLVTYHPATLAGDGAAEAEAFFAGLETVLAGDETLTAVITGANADPGGSLVDARAAALHEKFPGRTLVTPSLGLVRYLSALRLCAAVAGNSSSGILEAPSFGVPTVNVGDRQKGRVRAESVLDCAPAPEAVAGALRLALSSEGAAVAKRARNPYEKKDTSRRMLAILKQGAPAGAKPFFDIDHCPSKD from the coding sequence GTGAAAATCTGCGTCTTCACCGGCACCAGGGCCGAATACGGCCTGCTCACCCCGCTCCTCAAGCGCATCCAGGACGACCCGGATACGGAACTGCGCCTGCTGGTCAGCGGCTCGCACCTGTCGGAGCGCCACGGGCACACCGTGGACGCCATCCGGGCCGACGGCTTCCCCATCGGGGCCGAGGTTCCCCTGCCGCTGAAGGACGACTCCCGGCTGGGCGTGGCCCTGGCCATGGGCGAGGCGGTGTCCGGCTGCGCCCGCGCGCTCGACGCCATCGCGCCCGACCTGCTGGTCCTGCTCGGCGACCGCTGGGAGTGCCTGGCCTGCGCCGAGGCGGCGGCCCTGCTGCGCATCCCCGTGGCCCACATCCACGGCGGCGAGACCACCGAGGGGGCCGTGGACGAACAGTTCCGCCACGCCGTGACCAAGCTCTCGCGCCTGCACTTCACCGCCTGCGAGGCCTACCGCCGCCGGGTCATCCAGCTGGGCGAATCCCCGTCCACGGTCTTCGACGTGGGCGCGCTGGGCGTGGAGAACGTCCGCACCGTGCCGCTCATGGACAGGCAGGCCCTGGAAGCGGACCTCGGCTTCGCCTTTGGCGAGCGATTCCTGCTGGTCACCTACCACCCGGCGACCCTGGCCGGGGACGGCGCGGCCGAGGCCGAGGCCTTCTTCGCCGGACTCGAGACCGTGCTGGCCGGGGACGAGACCCTGACCGCCGTGATCACCGGGGCCAACGCCGACCCCGGCGGCTCCCTGGTGGACGCCCGCGCCGCGGCGCTGCACGAGAAATTTCCCGGACGCACCCTGGTCACGCCCTCTCTGGGACTGGTCCGCTACCTGTCGGCCCTGCGGCTGTGCGCGGCCGTGGCCGGCAACTCCTCCTCCGGCATCCTGGAGGCCCCGAGCTTCGGGGTGCCCACGGTCAACGTGGGCGACCGCCAGAAGGGCCGAGTGCGGGCCGAGAGCGTCCTCGACTGCGCGCCCGCCCCGGAGGCCGTGGCCGGAGCCCTGCGGTTGGCCCTGTCGTCCGAGGGGGCGGCCGTTGCCAAGCGGGCCCGGAACCCGTATGAAAAAAAGGACACCAGCAGGCGCATGCTGGCTATCCTGAAACAGGGCGCGCCCGCGGGCGCCAAGCCCTTCTTCGACATCGACCACTGCCCATCCAAGGACTGA
- a CDS encoding SDR family oxidoreductase, which translates to MRNIKELVDLTGRTAMITGGAGHIGQAFCDALAEAGADIAVLDMDADRVEDTAVRVAEEWSVRTLGLTLDLADEATLVTMPGEVAEALGSLDILINCAAFVGTSKLTGWGVPLEEQSVATWRAALETNLTAPFALTQAAIPFLRRTGHGSVVNIGSTYGVVGPDMSLYDDTKMGNPAAYGASKGGLIQLTRYLATVLAPDIRVNAISPGGVARGQDPKFVERYVARTPMGRMATEEDMKGALLFLASDLSAYVTGQNLMVDGGWTAW; encoded by the coding sequence ATGAGGAACATCAAGGAGTTGGTGGACCTGACCGGCCGAACCGCCATGATCACCGGCGGGGCCGGGCACATCGGCCAGGCCTTTTGCGACGCCCTGGCCGAGGCCGGGGCCGACATCGCCGTCCTGGACATGGACGCGGACCGCGTGGAGGACACCGCCGTGCGCGTGGCCGAGGAGTGGTCGGTCAGGACCCTGGGGCTGACCCTGGACCTGGCGGACGAGGCCACCCTGGTCACGATGCCGGGCGAGGTGGCCGAAGCCCTCGGTTCCCTCGACATCCTGATCAACTGCGCCGCCTTCGTGGGCACCTCCAAGCTGACCGGCTGGGGCGTCCCCCTGGAGGAGCAGTCCGTGGCCACCTGGCGCGCGGCCCTGGAGACCAACCTGACCGCGCCGTTCGCCCTGACCCAGGCGGCCATCCCCTTTCTGCGCCGGACCGGGCACGGCTCGGTGGTGAACATCGGCTCCACCTACGGCGTGGTCGGCCCGGACATGTCCCTGTACGACGACACCAAGATGGGCAACCCGGCGGCCTACGGGGCGTCCAAGGGCGGCCTCATCCAGCTGACCCGCTACCTGGCCACGGTGCTGGCCCCGGACATCCGGGTCAACGCCATCAGCCCCGGCGGCGTGGCCCGGGGGCAGGACCCGAAATTCGTGGAGCGGTACGTGGCCAGGACCCCCATGGGCCGCATGGCCACCGAGGAGGACATGAAGGGCGCCCTGCTCTTCCTGGCCAGCGACCTGTCCGCCTACGTCACCGGCCAAAACCTGATGGTCGATGGCGGTTGGACGGCCTGGTAG
- a CDS encoding cytidylyltransferase domain-containing protein: MKRYGFIFARGGSKGVPGKNIRPLNGVPLIGHAIRAGRDSGLLDRIIVSTDDPKIAAVAEEYGAEVPFMRPAELARDDAPEWMAWRHAVDAMEAEGHFDLFVSLPCTAPLRIGQDVRDCIALFERGGCDMVVTARPAERHPSFNMITMNDDGFAAIAMPPSARITRRQDAPPIFDLTTVCYVTTPSFIKRYEGAFQGRVKAVIIPPERALDIDTEQDFAFAEFLMERNK; encoded by the coding sequence ATGAAACGCTACGGATTCATTTTCGCCCGGGGCGGCTCCAAGGGCGTGCCCGGCAAGAACATCCGGCCGCTGAACGGGGTGCCGCTCATCGGCCACGCCATCCGCGCGGGCCGGGATTCCGGCCTGCTCGACCGGATCATCGTCTCCACGGACGACCCGAAGATCGCGGCCGTGGCCGAGGAGTACGGGGCCGAGGTCCCGTTCATGCGCCCGGCCGAACTGGCCCGCGACGACGCGCCCGAGTGGATGGCCTGGCGGCACGCGGTGGACGCCATGGAGGCCGAGGGCCACTTCGACCTGTTCGTCTCCCTGCCGTGCACCGCCCCCCTGCGCATCGGCCAGGACGTGCGCGACTGCATCGCACTGTTCGAACGCGGCGGCTGCGACATGGTGGTCACGGCCCGGCCCGCCGAGCGCCACCCGTCCTTCAACATGATCACCATGAACGACGACGGATTCGCCGCCATCGCCATGCCGCCGAGCGCGCGCATCACCCGCCGCCAGGACGCGCCGCCCATCTTCGACCTGACCACGGTCTGCTACGTGACCACCCCGAGTTTCATCAAACGGTACGAAGGCGCGTTCCAGGGACGCGTCAAGGCCGTGATCATCCCGCCCGAGCGCGCCCTGGACATCGACACCGAACAGGACTTCGCCTTTGCCGAATTCCTGATGGAGCGAAACAAATGA
- a CDS encoding nucleotidyltransferase family protein, producing the protein MKSWRNAIIPLSATVREAAETLNRTSLQIVMLAGEDGRLMGVVTDGDIRRGLLAGKTLESPATEIMETKFFSAVPSDDQAALLRTMRERNIRQVPLLDPNGRVIGLRTLFDIISPAKRDNWVVLMAGGLGQRLRPLTEDCPKPLLNVGNKPLLETILDQFADYGFARFYISVNYRADMVEEYFGDGSKRGVEIRYLREDRQLGTAGAVGLIEDKPDAPIFVMNGDLLTKVDFPGMLAFHHEQGAKATMAVRRFDIQVPYGVVKVEDHRIVRLEEKPTHKFFVNAGIYVLEPDVAAAIPANEYLDMPSLFGRLMDQGETTAAFPIHEYWMDIGRKQDFDQANCDYDLHFRMRKEG; encoded by the coding sequence ATGAAAAGTTGGAGAAACGCCATCATCCCGCTCTCGGCCACGGTCCGCGAGGCCGCCGAGACCCTGAACCGAACCTCCCTCCAGATCGTCATGCTCGCCGGGGAGGACGGCAGGCTCATGGGCGTGGTCACGGACGGCGACATCCGGCGCGGCCTGCTGGCGGGCAAGACCCTGGAATCCCCGGCGACCGAGATCATGGAAACCAAATTTTTCTCGGCCGTGCCCAGCGACGACCAGGCCGCCCTGCTCCGGACCATGCGCGAACGGAACATCCGCCAGGTGCCCCTGCTGGACCCCAACGGCCGGGTCATCGGCCTGCGCACCCTGTTCGACATTATCAGCCCGGCCAAACGGGACAACTGGGTGGTGCTCATGGCCGGGGGGTTGGGCCAGCGGCTGCGCCCCCTGACCGAGGACTGTCCCAAGCCGCTCCTGAACGTGGGCAACAAGCCTCTGCTCGAGACCATCCTGGACCAGTTCGCGGACTACGGCTTCGCCAGGTTCTACATCTCGGTCAACTACCGCGCGGACATGGTCGAGGAGTACTTCGGCGACGGCTCCAAGCGCGGCGTGGAGATCCGCTACCTGCGCGAGGACAGACAGCTCGGCACGGCCGGAGCCGTGGGCCTCATCGAGGACAAGCCGGACGCGCCCATCTTCGTCATGAACGGCGACCTGCTGACCAAGGTGGACTTCCCGGGCATGCTCGCCTTCCACCACGAACAGGGGGCCAAGGCGACCATGGCCGTGCGCCGCTTCGACATCCAGGTGCCCTACGGCGTGGTCAAGGTGGAGGATCACCGCATCGTCCGGCTCGAAGAGAAGCCGACCCACAAATTCTTCGTCAACGCGGGCATCTACGTGCTCGAACCGGACGTGGCCGCGGCCATCCCCGCCAACGAGTACCTGGACATGCCCAGCCTGTTCGGCAGGCTCATGGACCAGGGCGAGACCACGGCGGCCTTCCCCATCCACGAATACTGGATGGACATCGGCCGCAAGCAGGATTTCGACCAGGCCAATTGCGACTACGATCTGCACTTCCGCATGCGCAAGGAAGGCTAG
- a CDS encoding Gfo/Idh/MocA family protein produces the protein MHALIIGYGSIGARHARLLKDMGHAVACVTRNRECPYPTFSNIQAALEETAPGLAVISTATVEHATNLRALIEAGFTGRILVEKPLFDHPKELTPAPGDNVFVAYNLRFHPLVARTRELLAGHTILNARFAVGQYLPDWRPGTDYTKSYSASRARGGGVLRDLSHELDLALYLLGDWKRATAMGGHYSDLSIDSDDQFAVLMETAHCPVVGVHMDYLSRSVHRGYDITCADMTLRADFMAGMLTVDGTMEEFPSERDATYRRQLEAMAGDDPTPCTYAQGLALCELIETLETCAEKQVWMTAS, from the coding sequence ATGCACGCCCTGATCATCGGCTACGGCTCCATCGGAGCCCGGCACGCGCGCCTGCTCAAGGACATGGGCCATGCCGTGGCCTGCGTGACCCGCAACCGGGAGTGTCCCTACCCGACCTTTTCGAACATTCAAGCGGCGCTTGAAGAAACCGCGCCGGGCCTGGCCGTGATCTCCACGGCCACGGTGGAGCACGCCACGAACCTGCGCGCCCTGATCGAGGCCGGGTTCACGGGCCGCATCCTGGTGGAAAAGCCGCTCTTCGACCACCCGAAGGAACTTACTCCCGCGCCCGGCGACAACGTCTTCGTGGCCTACAACCTGCGCTTTCACCCCTTGGTCGCGCGCACACGGGAGCTGCTGGCCGGGCACACCATCCTGAACGCGCGCTTCGCCGTGGGCCAGTACCTGCCCGACTGGCGGCCGGGCACGGACTACACCAAGAGCTATTCGGCGAGCCGGGCCCGGGGAGGGGGCGTGCTGCGCGACCTGTCCCACGAGCTGGACCTGGCCCTGTACCTCCTGGGCGACTGGAAGCGTGCCACGGCCATGGGCGGGCACTACAGCGACCTGTCCATAGACTCGGACGACCAGTTCGCCGTGCTCATGGAGACCGCGCACTGCCCCGTGGTCGGGGTGCACATGGACTACCTCAGCCGGTCCGTGCACCGGGGGTACGACATCACCTGCGCGGACATGACCCTGCGGGCCGACTTCATGGCGGGCATGCTCACCGTGGACGGGACCATGGAGGAATTTCCCTCCGAGCGCGACGCGACCTACCGCCGCCAGCTGGAAGCCATGGCCGGGGACGACCCCACGCCGTGCACCTACGCCCAGGGACTGGCCCTGTGCGAACTGATCGAGACCCTGGAAACCTGCGCCGAAAAGCAGGTATGGATGACCGCGTCATGA